From Rutidosis leptorrhynchoides isolate AG116_Rl617_1_P2 chromosome 3, CSIRO_AGI_Rlap_v1, whole genome shotgun sequence, a single genomic window includes:
- the LOC139899857 gene encoding uncharacterized protein, whose translation MICVFANDQNEISPTGVGDLTCRQEQPSEDNIDPTHTYGHLRSCPPSLGVGRPRGVRGGSRVTTLGRIRVGSWNIGTLTGKRIELVDTFLKSNVDIVCVQETRWKGEGAVEIKDYKLWYSGSRVARNGVGIFLGKLHKDNVVDVSRFSDRIMSVSLIIKEDTYTIISAYAPHGGLGEAEKKRFWEFLDEAVRGCPTEHRLIIGGDLNGHIGAETEGYEGVHEGFGFGSRNEEGRSLLDFAIAHE comes from the exons ATGATATGTGTATTTGCTAACGATCAGAACGAGATCAGTCCCACCGGCGTCGGAGATCTCACGTGCCGCCAAGAGCAACCGTCGGAG GATAATATTGATCCTACGCATACTTATGGTCACTTGAGGTCATGTCCTCCTAGTTTAGGGGTGGGTAGGCCTAGAGGGGTTAGAGGTGGTAGTAGGGTAACCACCCTTGGTAGGATTAGAGTGGGTAGTTGGAATATTGGAACCTTGACAGGCAAGAGGATTGAGCTTGTTGATACCTTCCTTAAGAGTAATGTCGACATAGTGTGTGTccaagagactagatggaagggtgAAGGGGCGGTAGAGATTAAGGACTATAAGTTGTGGTACTCGGGTTCTAGGGTAGCACGGAACGGGGTAGGTATCTTTTTAGGAAAATTACATAAGGATAACGTTGTTGACGTGAGTAGgtttagcgataggattatgtcAGTTAGTTTAATTATTAAGGAGGACACTTACACGATCATTAGCGCATACGCACCTCATGGGGGTTTAGGTGAGGCAGAAAAGAAGAGGTTTTGGGAATTTTTAGATGAGGCAGTGAGGGGATGCCCAACTGAACATCGACTGATTATAGGAGGTGATCTGAATGGACACATAGGAGCGGAGACAGAAGGTTACGAGGGAGTCCATGAGGGCTTTGGGTTTGGTTCTAGAAATGAAGAAGGGCGCTCACTTCTTGATTTTGCCATTGCCCATGAGTGA